One Bufo gargarizans isolate SCDJY-AF-19 chromosome 4, ASM1485885v1, whole genome shotgun sequence DNA window includes the following coding sequences:
- the CNR1 gene encoding cannabinoid receptor 1 isoform X2 — protein sequence MKSILDGLADTTFRTITTDLLYMGPNEKMALSSFQEKIIDGQPTQHLDPFNGTDYFNKTITSLKDGKDNVQCGNNFMDMECFMILNPSQQLVIAALSITLGTFTVLENMLVLCVILYSRSLRCRPSYHFIGSLAVADLLGSVIFVYSFVDFHVFHRIDSPNVFLFKLGGVTASFTASVGSLFLTAIDRYISIHRPLSYKRIVTRTKAVIAFCVMWTIAIIIAVLPLFGWNCKLLKSVCSDIFPLIDESYLMCWIGITSVLLLFIVYAYMYILWKAHHHAVRMLQRGTQKSIIVHTSEDGKVHITRPDQTRMDIRLAKTLVLILVVLIICWGPLLAIMVYDVFGKMNKTVKTVFAFCSMLCLLNSTVNPIIYALRSKDLRNAFCSMFPSCEGTAQPLDNSLESDCQNRHANNSNVHRAAESCIKSTVKIAKVTMSVSTDTSAEAV from the exons ATGAAGTCTATCTTGGATGGCCTGGCGGACACTACATTCAGAACAATTACCACTGACCTTCTATATATGGGACCAAATGAA AAAATGGCTTTATCCTCCTTTCAAGAAAAAATAATTGATGGTCAACCTACTCAACATCTGGATCCATTTAATGGAACTGATTATTTCAATAAGACAATTACTTCTCTTAAAGATGGTAAAGACAATGTACAGTGCGGAAACAACTTCATGGACATGGAATGCTTTATGATTCTTAACCCAAGTCAACAGCTTGTCATTGCTGCTCTTTCTATAACCCTGGGTACTTTCACTGTCCTGGAGAACATGCTTGTGCTGTGTGTCATCTTGTACTCACGTAGCCTGAGATGCAGACCCTCCTATCATTTTATTGGCAGCTTGGCAGTGGCTGATCTTCTAGGCAGTGTCATTTTCGTCTATAGTTTTGTTGATTTTCATGTTTTCCATCGGATAGACAGTCCTAATGTTTTTCTGTTTAAACTAGGGGGTGTCACTGCTTCATTTACAGCCTCAGTTGGCAGTCTGTTCCTTACTGCtatagacaggtacatctcaatACACAGGCCCTTGTCTTATAAAAGAATAGTCACACGGACAAAAGCTGTGATTGCATTCTGTGTGATGTGGACCATAGCTATAATCATAGCTGTTCTTCCTCTGTTTGGATGGAATTGCAAACTGCTAAAATCTGTATGCTCAGATATTTTCCCCCTGATTGATGAATCATATTTAATGTGTTGGATTGGGATAACCAGTGTTCTTTTGCTGTTTATAGTGTacgcatatatgtatatattatggaAAGCTCACCACCATGCTGTGAGAATGCTGCAACGTGGCACTCAAAAAAGCATCATAGTTCACACGTCAGAAGATGGCAAGGTGCACATCACTAGACCGGACCAGACTCGTATGGATATTAGGCTAGCCAAGACACTGGTCCTTATATTAGTGGTATTAATAATTTGTTGGGGTCCTCTTCTTGCCATTATGGTTTATGATGTTTTTGGGAAGATGAACAAGACAGTAAAGACAGTGTTTGCCTTCTGCAGCATGCTTTGCTTGCTTAATTCAACTGTGAATCCCATCATCTATGCCCTTCGAAGCAAAGACTTAAGAAATGCATTTTGTAGCATGTTCCCTTCATGTGAAGGGACTGCACAACCTCTTGATAACAGCTTGGAGTCAGACTGTCAGAACAGACATGCTAATAACAGTAATGTCCACAGAGCAGCTGAAAGCTGCATTAAAAGCACCGTTAAGATTGCCAAAGTGACCATGTCTGTGTCCACAGATACATCGGCAGAAGCAGTATAA
- the CNR1 gene encoding cannabinoid receptor 1 isoform X1, which produces MKSILDGLADTTFRTITTDLLYMGPNEVQYEDPKGDISKLGYFPQKMALSSFQEKIIDGQPTQHLDPFNGTDYFNKTITSLKDGKDNVQCGNNFMDMECFMILNPSQQLVIAALSITLGTFTVLENMLVLCVILYSRSLRCRPSYHFIGSLAVADLLGSVIFVYSFVDFHVFHRIDSPNVFLFKLGGVTASFTASVGSLFLTAIDRYISIHRPLSYKRIVTRTKAVIAFCVMWTIAIIIAVLPLFGWNCKLLKSVCSDIFPLIDESYLMCWIGITSVLLLFIVYAYMYILWKAHHHAVRMLQRGTQKSIIVHTSEDGKVHITRPDQTRMDIRLAKTLVLILVVLIICWGPLLAIMVYDVFGKMNKTVKTVFAFCSMLCLLNSTVNPIIYALRSKDLRNAFCSMFPSCEGTAQPLDNSLESDCQNRHANNSNVHRAAESCIKSTVKIAKVTMSVSTDTSAEAV; this is translated from the coding sequence ATGAAGTCTATCTTGGATGGCCTGGCGGACACTACATTCAGAACAATTACCACTGACCTTCTATATATGGGACCAAATGAAGTTCAGTATGAAGACCCAAAGGGTGATATTTCAAAACTGGGCTATTTCCCACAGAAAATGGCTTTATCCTCCTTTCAAGAAAAAATAATTGATGGTCAACCTACTCAACATCTGGATCCATTTAATGGAACTGATTATTTCAATAAGACAATTACTTCTCTTAAAGATGGTAAAGACAATGTACAGTGCGGAAACAACTTCATGGACATGGAATGCTTTATGATTCTTAACCCAAGTCAACAGCTTGTCATTGCTGCTCTTTCTATAACCCTGGGTACTTTCACTGTCCTGGAGAACATGCTTGTGCTGTGTGTCATCTTGTACTCACGTAGCCTGAGATGCAGACCCTCCTATCATTTTATTGGCAGCTTGGCAGTGGCTGATCTTCTAGGCAGTGTCATTTTCGTCTATAGTTTTGTTGATTTTCATGTTTTCCATCGGATAGACAGTCCTAATGTTTTTCTGTTTAAACTAGGGGGTGTCACTGCTTCATTTACAGCCTCAGTTGGCAGTCTGTTCCTTACTGCtatagacaggtacatctcaatACACAGGCCCTTGTCTTATAAAAGAATAGTCACACGGACAAAAGCTGTGATTGCATTCTGTGTGATGTGGACCATAGCTATAATCATAGCTGTTCTTCCTCTGTTTGGATGGAATTGCAAACTGCTAAAATCTGTATGCTCAGATATTTTCCCCCTGATTGATGAATCATATTTAATGTGTTGGATTGGGATAACCAGTGTTCTTTTGCTGTTTATAGTGTacgcatatatgtatatattatggaAAGCTCACCACCATGCTGTGAGAATGCTGCAACGTGGCACTCAAAAAAGCATCATAGTTCACACGTCAGAAGATGGCAAGGTGCACATCACTAGACCGGACCAGACTCGTATGGATATTAGGCTAGCCAAGACACTGGTCCTTATATTAGTGGTATTAATAATTTGTTGGGGTCCTCTTCTTGCCATTATGGTTTATGATGTTTTTGGGAAGATGAACAAGACAGTAAAGACAGTGTTTGCCTTCTGCAGCATGCTTTGCTTGCTTAATTCAACTGTGAATCCCATCATCTATGCCCTTCGAAGCAAAGACTTAAGAAATGCATTTTGTAGCATGTTCCCTTCATGTGAAGGGACTGCACAACCTCTTGATAACAGCTTGGAGTCAGACTGTCAGAACAGACATGCTAATAACAGTAATGTCCACAGAGCAGCTGAAAGCTGCATTAAAAGCACCGTTAAGATTGCCAAAGTGACCATGTCTGTGTCCACAGATACATCGGCAGAAGCAGTATAA